Proteins encoded within one genomic window of Alteribacter populi:
- the flhB gene encoding flagellar biosynthesis protein FlhB: MYITVDLQFFSQEKTEKATPKKRKESRNKGQVAKSTDVNTAFILLFVFLFLWFIGSFAAEQLFTLSQFTFENLLMTELTEENVQALFLDLTYQVVMIVGPIMFVAMIGAILSNYMQVGFLVAPEAIKMKLSKIDPIKGFKRIYSVRALVEFLKSMLKISLVGLVTFTIIWVYMDDILKLSLYSVGEGVRMIGTLTVMMGLAVALLLVFLSILDYMYQKYDHEKNIKMSKQDVKDEHKKTEGDPLIKSKVKEKQRQMAMSRMMQEVPKADVVITNPTHYAVALQYDEGDMQAPTVMAKGVDYVALKLIGIAKHHNVVTVENRPLARALYSQTEIGDEVPEDLFKAVAEVLAYVYQIQRKVK, translated from the coding sequence ATGTATATTACCGTTGATCTTCAGTTTTTCTCACAGGAAAAAACGGAAAAAGCGACTCCTAAAAAAAGAAAAGAGAGCAGGAACAAAGGTCAAGTAGCAAAAAGTACCGATGTGAATACCGCCTTTATTCTATTATTTGTGTTTTTATTTTTATGGTTCATCGGTAGCTTTGCTGCAGAGCAACTATTTACGCTCTCTCAATTTACATTCGAAAATTTACTAATGACAGAGTTAACAGAAGAAAACGTGCAAGCCTTGTTTTTAGATTTAACTTACCAGGTGGTAATGATTGTTGGACCGATCATGTTCGTTGCGATGATTGGAGCGATTCTTAGTAACTACATGCAAGTGGGATTTTTAGTAGCACCTGAAGCCATTAAGATGAAGTTGAGCAAAATTGATCCAATTAAAGGTTTTAAACGGATTTATTCGGTGCGTGCTCTCGTGGAATTTTTGAAATCGATGTTAAAGATCAGTTTAGTTGGCCTTGTTACGTTTACAATCATTTGGGTGTACATGGATGATATTTTAAAGCTGTCTCTCTATTCCGTAGGTGAAGGCGTTCGGATGATTGGAACACTCACGGTCATGATGGGGTTGGCGGTTGCTCTCTTGCTTGTCTTTCTGTCAATTCTCGATTATATGTACCAGAAATATGATCATGAAAAAAATATTAAAATGTCAAAGCAAGATGTGAAAGACGAACATAAAAAAACGGAAGGTGATCCGTTAATTAAGTCAAAAGTGAAGGAAAAACAACGGCAGATGGCGATGAGCAGAATGATGCAAGAAGTACCAAAAGCAGATGTAGTCATAACAAACCCGACTCACTATGCGGTCGCTCTTCAATATGATGAAGGCGATATGCAAGCGCCAACAGTGATGGCAAAGGGAGTAGACTATGTAGCATTAAAATTAATTGGAATTGCCAAGCATCATAACGTAGTCACTGTGGAGAACCGTCCTCTCGCACGCGCTCTGTACAGTCAGACGGAAATAGGAGATGAAGTGCCGGAAGATTTGTTTAAAGCTGTCGCAGAAGTACTCGCTTATGTTTACCAGATTCAAAGAAAGGTCAAGTAA
- a CDS encoding MinD/ParA family protein: MANDQATILRNQMKNYGMKKESERKATPSSSTKVMAVVSGKGGVGKSNFTINFSLSLIKQKKRVLIIDMDIGMANIDILLGKAARYSFLDMIYERKSIRSIIEHTSDGISFIAGGTGMTEIVELNEADLRFFTKELTSLSDDYEYILFDLGAGVSQASLQALLAAHEIIVLTTPEPTAMTDAYGMIKFIHSHSQDLPMQLVVNQCRTDQEGKRVADNLIRVTEKFLNKKIESFGYLPKDEAVWNAVCDQKPYLVHEPNAKVSKAMHRVAQQYLGKKIESEPSFQAFVKKFKGWLLKE, from the coding sequence ATGGCTAACGATCAAGCAACTATTTTGCGAAACCAAATGAAGAACTATGGTATGAAAAAGGAAAGTGAAAGGAAGGCAACCCCTTCCTCAAGCACAAAAGTAATGGCGGTGGTTAGTGGTAAGGGTGGTGTCGGGAAGTCAAACTTCACCATAAACTTCAGCCTTAGTTTAATAAAGCAAAAAAAGCGAGTGTTGATCATCGATATGGATATCGGGATGGCAAATATCGATATATTACTAGGGAAGGCAGCCAGATACTCGTTTTTAGATATGATTTACGAGCGTAAATCGATTCGCTCAATAATTGAACATACCTCGGATGGAATTAGTTTTATAGCCGGGGGAACAGGAATGACTGAAATTGTTGAATTGAACGAAGCAGACCTCCGCTTTTTTACGAAAGAATTAACGTCTCTTTCAGATGATTATGAATATATTTTGTTTGATCTTGGAGCTGGTGTGAGCCAGGCCAGCCTTCAAGCTCTACTTGCCGCCCATGAAATAATCGTATTAACAACGCCTGAACCGACAGCAATGACGGATGCATATGGCATGATTAAATTCATTCATTCTCATAGCCAGGATTTGCCGATGCAGCTAGTAGTCAACCAATGTCGGACAGATCAAGAGGGGAAAAGGGTAGCTGACAACTTAATTCGCGTGACAGAAAAGTTTCTTAATAAGAAGATCGAATCTTTTGGTTATTTACCAAAAGACGAAGCAGTATGGAATGCAGTATGCGACCAGAAACCCTATTTGGTTCATGAACCAAATGCCAAAGTGAGTAAAGCAATGCATCGAGTAGCACAGCAGTATTTAGGCAAAAAGATTGAAAGTGAGCCTTCATTTCAAGCGTTTGTGAAAAAGTTTAAAGGGTGGTTGTTGAAAGAATGA
- the flhA gene encoding flagellar biosynthesis protein FlhA has translation MAPRDLTVLLGVVTIVIMLIIPLPTGIIDFLIIVNISLALLIILVAMNTQEPLQFSIFPTLLLLVTLFRLGLNVSTTRAILGNHGDAGNVIETFGQFVVGGNALVGFVIFIILVVIQFIVITKGAERVSEVGARFTLDAMPGKQMSIDADLNAGMISDTEAKERRQKIEREADFYGSMDGASKFVKGDAIAGIVIVIINIIFGLVIGMLQEGLPLASAADKYTLLTVGDGLVSQIPALLVSTATGIVVTRAASEGNLGHDVTKQLLAYPKMLYVAGITIFLLGVATPIEWPIPTIVALMLGAGAFFMGKDEKVAHEQEEREETDEDREEDLTTPESVVNLLQVDPIEFEFGYGLIPLADTNQGGDLLDRVVMIRRQLAIEMGMIVPVIRIRDNIQLQPNEYSIKIKGNEVAKGELLLDHFMAMSPGVDDDAITGIETVEPAFGLPALWISEDLKEQAELSGYTVVDPPSVVSTHLTEVVKNHADELLGRQETKQLVDHLNETYATLVEDVTPNPLSLGEVQKVLSRLLKEKVSIRNLPVIFETLADYGQMTKDSDLLTEYVRQGLSRQISKQFVSEDEALHVLTVSGAVEKALSDAVQQTEHGNYLALDPQNSQQIIENIMHEVERMQGMGHMPVILCSPAVRMYVRHLIERYMPQIPVLSYNELEPHVEVQSVGVVNGS, from the coding sequence ATGGCACCTAGAGATTTAACCGTATTACTTGGGGTGGTAACGATTGTGATCATGTTGATCATTCCGTTGCCAACCGGCATCATTGACTTTTTAATCATTGTAAATATATCTCTTGCGCTTCTGATCATTTTAGTAGCGATGAATACGCAGGAACCGTTGCAGTTTTCCATTTTTCCCACGCTGCTTCTTCTCGTGACGTTATTTCGGCTTGGTCTGAACGTATCAACGACAAGGGCTATTTTAGGCAATCATGGTGACGCAGGAAATGTGATTGAAACCTTTGGGCAATTTGTTGTGGGAGGAAACGCTCTCGTTGGGTTTGTAATCTTTATCATCCTTGTTGTCATACAGTTTATCGTGATTACTAAAGGGGCAGAACGTGTTTCTGAAGTAGGTGCCCGTTTTACTCTTGATGCGATGCCCGGAAAGCAGATGAGTATTGACGCTGATTTAAACGCTGGAATGATTTCGGACACAGAGGCAAAAGAGCGACGCCAAAAAATTGAGCGAGAAGCTGATTTTTATGGGTCGATGGATGGCGCGAGTAAATTCGTCAAAGGGGATGCGATTGCCGGGATTGTGATCGTCATCATTAATATTATTTTCGGGTTAGTAATCGGCATGCTGCAAGAGGGGCTGCCTCTAGCGTCTGCTGCTGATAAATATACGCTTTTGACAGTAGGAGATGGATTGGTGAGTCAGATTCCAGCACTTCTCGTATCAACAGCTACAGGAATTGTTGTTACAAGAGCAGCTTCTGAAGGGAATTTAGGACACGATGTAACAAAACAGCTACTAGCTTATCCAAAAATGCTGTACGTTGCCGGGATCACGATCTTTTTACTCGGAGTAGCAACGCCGATTGAATGGCCAATTCCAACGATCGTTGCCCTTATGTTAGGTGCCGGTGCGTTCTTTATGGGCAAGGATGAAAAGGTCGCTCATGAACAAGAAGAGAGAGAAGAAACCGATGAAGATCGTGAAGAAGACCTCACAACTCCTGAAAGTGTGGTCAACTTGCTGCAAGTGGATCCGATTGAATTTGAATTTGGCTATGGTCTGATTCCTCTTGCTGATACGAATCAGGGCGGAGATCTATTAGACCGCGTTGTCATGATCCGAAGACAGCTTGCTATTGAAATGGGCATGATTGTTCCTGTCATTCGGATTCGGGATAATATCCAACTTCAGCCGAATGAATATTCAATTAAAATTAAAGGAAATGAGGTAGCAAAAGGAGAGTTGCTTCTCGATCATTTCATGGCAATGAGTCCAGGCGTTGATGACGATGCAATTACTGGGATTGAAACTGTGGAGCCGGCCTTTGGTTTACCAGCTTTATGGATTTCAGAGGACTTGAAGGAACAAGCTGAGCTGTCAGGATACACGGTTGTCGATCCTCCTTCTGTCGTGTCCACACATTTAACTGAAGTCGTAAAGAACCATGCAGATGAATTATTAGGACGCCAGGAAACAAAGCAGTTAGTCGATCATCTAAATGAGACATACGCGACACTTGTTGAAGATGTAACCCCGAACCCGCTGTCCTTAGGTGAAGTCCAAAAGGTTCTTAGTCGACTACTTAAAGAAAAAGTTTCGATTCGCAACTTACCTGTTATATTTGAGACGTTAGCGGATTATGGTCAAATGACGAAGGATTCGGATTTATTAACGGAATATGTTCGACAAGGTTTATCTCGACAAATTTCCAAACAATTTGTTTCAGAAGATGAAGCTTTACATGTTTTAACTGTAAGTGGTGCTGTTGAAAAAGCGTTGTCTGATGCAGTACAACAAACAGAGCATGGAAATTATCTCGCTCTGGATCCGCAAAACTCGCAACAAATCATAGAGAATATTATGCACGAAGTCGAACGAATGCAGGGGATGGGACATATGCCTGTTATCTTGTGCTCTCCTGCAGTACGCATGTACGTCCGACATTTAATAGAAAGGTACATGCCGCAAATCCCAGTTCTTTCTTACAATGAATTGGAGCCTCATGTTGAGGTACAAAGCGTCGGGGTGGTGAATGGATCATGA
- the fliQ gene encoding flagellar biosynthesis protein FliQ, protein MSSEMVVSLAERGVFTVIMIAGPLLILALGIGLLVSIFQATTQIQEQTLAFIPKIVGVLLGLVIFGPWMLQTAITFTQDIFSNLHQFVG, encoded by the coding sequence ATGAGTTCAGAAATGGTAGTTTCATTAGCAGAACGAGGGGTTTTTACAGTTATTATGATTGCAGGTCCATTATTGATATTAGCGTTAGGGATCGGGCTGCTCGTCAGTATCTTTCAGGCAACAACGCAAATTCAAGAGCAAACACTGGCATTTATTCCGAAGATCGTCGGGGTACTTCTCGGCTTAGTCATTTTTGGCCCGTGGATGCTGCAGACCGCTATAACATTTACGCAAGATATTTTTAGCAACTTGCATCAATTCGTAGGGTAA
- the flhF gene encoding flagellar biosynthesis protein FlhF — MKVKKIVVNDMPEAMTKIKEELGQNAVILNSRSIEKGGFLGFFTKKKLEVTAAIDPDLRGPKEKFNPRQPAPPASDQRKSPALSQEIDQLRSAVNKLQSQSAVPKHSGIYPGPLNQVASCLEKEGVQSTYIQEVMEKLTKQYYREDNHHAIDLKDWTQSALTEILAHTRFQTSGFETRYVNVVGPTGVGKTTTLAKMASRAVIHDQKKVAFITTDTYRIAAVEQLKTYAKILNVPVEVAYTIDDFSEAQRKLLDYDLIFIDSAGRNFRDADYVEQLKGVIDFSMDMQTHLVLALTSKYEDMADIIEQFKLIQPDRIIFTKWDETSTYGAIVNVMKETALPISYITTGQDVPDDLEVANKQKLIDQLVRKLPHG; from the coding sequence ATGAAGGTAAAAAAAATAGTTGTAAATGATATGCCAGAAGCAATGACAAAAATAAAAGAAGAGCTCGGGCAAAATGCCGTGATATTAAATTCAAGATCGATTGAAAAGGGCGGTTTTCTCGGATTTTTTACTAAGAAGAAATTGGAAGTGACTGCAGCTATAGATCCTGATCTTCGAGGACCTAAGGAAAAGTTCAACCCACGACAACCTGCACCACCAGCAAGTGACCAAAGAAAATCTCCTGCGTTAAGTCAGGAAATTGACCAATTAAGGTCGGCTGTTAACAAGCTTCAATCGCAGTCCGCAGTACCCAAGCATTCGGGGATTTATCCTGGTCCTTTAAATCAAGTAGCTTCCTGTCTTGAAAAAGAGGGCGTTCAATCTACTTATATCCAAGAAGTGATGGAGAAGCTTACAAAACAGTATTATCGAGAAGACAATCACCATGCCATAGACTTGAAGGACTGGACACAAAGCGCATTGACAGAGATACTTGCACACACTCGTTTTCAGACTTCAGGTTTTGAGACAAGGTATGTGAATGTAGTCGGTCCTACCGGAGTGGGTAAAACGACAACCCTTGCAAAAATGGCTTCGCGCGCCGTCATTCATGATCAAAAGAAGGTGGCATTTATTACGACCGATACGTACCGAATTGCCGCTGTTGAGCAATTAAAAACCTATGCGAAAATATTAAATGTTCCCGTTGAAGTAGCGTACACGATCGATGATTTTTCTGAAGCGCAGCGCAAACTATTAGACTATGACCTTATCTTTATTGATTCTGCTGGAAGAAACTTTCGTGATGCGGACTATGTGGAACAATTAAAAGGTGTGATTGACTTTTCAATGGATATGCAAACGCACCTCGTCCTTGCTCTCACATCCAAATACGAAGATATGGCGGATATTATCGAACAATTTAAACTCATTCAACCCGATCGCATCATTTTTACGAAATGGGATGAAACGAGCACATACGGAGCGATCGTCAATGTAATGAAGGAAACAGCTTTACCGATTTCTTACATTACGACTGGACAGGATGTACCCGACGACTTGGAAGTGGCAAACAAACAAAAACTTATCGATCAGCTCGTAAGGAAACTGCCTCATGGCTAA
- a CDS encoding chemotaxis protein CheA produces MDKNQYLDMFIDESREHIQTINDHLLKLEDNPTDETFIGEIFRSAHTLKGMAATMGFEDITNLTHQMENLLDGIRNKTMEANTDLIDIVFEAVDHLEKMVDDIVQGGDGKKDVTAILNKLEQIESGRVAEEVAVSAEASLSSPTDTKERAQSQVFDNFELAVLAQSHEQGYNAFNIKVELRADCILKAARVVMIFEVIEHVGEVIKSEPPVEKLEEEQFESEFQLTVLSKESVDELRDRIFKVSEVERVDCEAIELEQLVKEDQQDRKEDNNRPVKQKSETSDDKADKAPQTASNQGTNKTIRVNIDRLDALMNLFEELVIDKGRLEQISEELKETALTETVEHMSRISGDLQNIILTMRMVPVEQVFNRFPRMVRGLAKELDKQIQLEIRGAETELDRTVIDEIGDPLVHLLRNSIDHGIESPQERRSSGKDEQGTIVLTAFHSGNHVFIEVSDDGAGIDRNKVLGKAINNGVITEEAGRSLTDSQVYDLLFSSGLSTREEISDISGRGVGLDVVKNKIESLGGSVTITSRKGRGATFSVQLPLTLSIMSVMLVEVQDETFAIPLSSIIETAIIRKSDVLRAHNQEVIDFRGHVVPLIDLKQFYNVPETRKSESEHHSIVVVRKGDKMAALIVDSFIGQQEIVLKALGNYLTHVFAISGATILGNGQVALILDCNTIIK; encoded by the coding sequence GTGGATAAAAATCAATATTTAGATATGTTTATAGACGAAAGCAGAGAACACATCCAAACCATTAACGATCACCTGTTAAAGCTCGAAGATAACCCGACAGATGAAACGTTTATCGGCGAAATATTTCGTTCCGCGCATACTCTTAAAGGAATGGCAGCCACGATGGGGTTTGAAGATATTACAAATTTAACTCATCAAATGGAAAACCTCCTGGATGGGATTCGGAATAAGACGATGGAAGCAAACACTGACTTAATTGATATCGTTTTTGAAGCCGTTGACCACCTTGAGAAAATGGTCGATGATATTGTGCAAGGGGGAGACGGAAAAAAAGATGTAACCGCTATTTTAAATAAACTTGAGCAAATTGAAAGCGGAAGAGTTGCGGAAGAAGTAGCTGTATCTGCTGAAGCTTCTTTATCATCTCCGACTGATACAAAAGAAAGAGCACAATCTCAAGTGTTCGATAATTTTGAATTAGCCGTTCTGGCTCAATCCCATGAACAAGGTTATAACGCATTTAATATCAAAGTTGAACTTCGGGCTGATTGTATTCTAAAAGCTGCTCGTGTTGTGATGATTTTTGAAGTCATTGAACATGTCGGAGAGGTAATTAAAAGCGAACCGCCGGTAGAAAAGTTAGAAGAAGAACAATTTGAAAGTGAGTTCCAACTGACAGTTTTATCGAAAGAATCGGTAGACGAATTAAGGGATCGTATTTTTAAAGTTAGTGAAGTGGAGCGCGTCGATTGTGAAGCCATCGAACTTGAACAGCTTGTTAAGGAAGATCAACAAGATAGAAAAGAAGACAATAATCGACCAGTGAAACAGAAATCTGAAACTTCAGATGATAAAGCTGATAAAGCGCCACAAACAGCTAGTAACCAAGGAACTAACAAAACGATTCGTGTCAACATTGACCGTTTAGATGCGCTCATGAATTTATTCGAGGAACTTGTAATTGATAAAGGACGATTAGAACAAATATCGGAAGAATTAAAAGAAACAGCATTGACGGAAACAGTAGAACATATGAGCAGAATTTCAGGTGATTTACAAAACATCATCCTTACGATGCGAATGGTGCCAGTAGAACAAGTCTTTAACCGCTTTCCAAGAATGGTAAGAGGCTTAGCTAAGGAACTAGACAAGCAAATCCAATTAGAGATAAGGGGGGCTGAAACGGAACTTGATCGTACGGTGATTGATGAAATTGGTGATCCTCTTGTCCACCTTTTACGTAATTCGATTGATCATGGTATCGAAAGCCCTCAAGAACGTCGGAGCTCTGGAAAAGATGAGCAAGGAACGATTGTTTTAACGGCATTCCATAGTGGTAATCACGTCTTTATTGAAGTGTCTGATGACGGTGCAGGGATTGACAGGAATAAAGTTCTCGGCAAAGCGATTAATAATGGTGTCATTACCGAAGAAGCTGGACGATCACTTACGGATAGCCAAGTCTATGATTTATTATTTTCAAGCGGCTTGAGTACAAGAGAAGAAATTTCCGATATTTCCGGCCGTGGAGTAGGCTTGGATGTCGTGAAAAACAAAATTGAGTCACTTGGAGGCAGCGTGACCATTACCTCTAGAAAAGGAAGGGGGGCGACGTTCTCTGTACAGCTTCCTTTAACGCTTTCAATTATGTCTGTCATGCTCGTTGAAGTTCAAGATGAGACTTTTGCAATTCCACTGTCGTCGATTATTGAAACTGCCATTATTAGAAAATCTGACGTTCTCCGAGCTCATAATCAGGAAGTGATTGACTTTAGAGGACATGTTGTTCCACTTATTGATTTAAAGCAGTTTTATAATGTTCCGGAAACAAGGAAATCAGAAAGCGAACATCATTCTATCGTTGTCGTACGAAAGGGCGATAAAATGGCGGCATTAATTGTTGATTCGTTTATCGGCCAGCAGGAAATTGTCCTAAAAGCCTTAGGCAACTACTTAACCCACGTATTCGCGATTTCAGGTGCGACGATTT
- a CDS encoding protein-glutamate methylesterase/protein-glutamine glutaminase: MSINKPCTTVLIIDDSAFMRKMIGDLLEQDERIRVVGKARNGADGVEQIKNLNPDVVTLDVEMPVMDGLEALKIIMRQCPTPVIMVSSTTQKGAETTMEAMNIGAFDFISKPSGPISLDIHKVQKLLIEKVISASSTQISKLKTVFSEAPPLDNTIVDRIQKQENNKTPMPVVEDLDRTIVAIGTSTGGPRALQKILTQLPANFPYPILIVQHMPPGFTKSLSSRLASLSAIQVKEAEDGEILNKGIAYVAPGGYHLKVARSGSLVVVRLDDKSEALNGHRPSVDALFYSLAALQRVNVLSVVLTGMGADGAKGLIQLKQRGNTVAIAESEQTAVVYGMPKAAIAEKVVDHIIPLDEVTTAILSYSSRGGKTSG, translated from the coding sequence ATGAGCATAAACAAACCTTGCACAACTGTTTTAATCATTGATGACTCAGCATTTATGCGTAAGATGATTGGTGATCTTTTAGAGCAAGATGAACGTATACGAGTAGTTGGTAAGGCACGAAATGGAGCTGATGGGGTTGAACAAATTAAAAATCTAAACCCTGATGTCGTGACCTTAGACGTCGAAATGCCTGTTATGGATGGGCTAGAGGCGCTCAAAATCATTATGAGACAATGCCCGACTCCTGTAATCATGGTTTCGAGTACGACCCAAAAAGGGGCAGAAACAACGATGGAAGCGATGAACATCGGAGCATTTGATTTTATTTCCAAACCATCAGGTCCAATATCTTTAGATATACATAAGGTGCAAAAATTATTAATAGAAAAAGTAATCTCAGCATCATCTACTCAAATCTCAAAACTAAAAACTGTATTTTCTGAAGCACCGCCTTTAGATAACACAATCGTAGACCGAATACAAAAGCAGGAGAACAATAAAACACCCATGCCGGTAGTAGAGGACCTAGATCGGACGATTGTAGCCATTGGAACGTCTACTGGAGGGCCGAGAGCATTACAAAAAATCTTAACACAGCTGCCGGCGAATTTTCCTTACCCAATCTTGATTGTTCAGCATATGCCTCCCGGTTTTACCAAGTCCCTTAGCAGTCGTTTAGCCTCACTATCGGCTATCCAAGTTAAAGAGGCAGAAGATGGTGAAATTCTTAACAAAGGGATTGCTTATGTCGCTCCAGGAGGCTACCATTTAAAAGTAGCGCGATCAGGGTCTTTAGTCGTAGTTCGATTAGATGATAAAAGTGAAGCTCTCAATGGTCACCGTCCATCGGTGGATGCACTGTTTTACTCTTTAGCAGCTCTTCAGAGAGTAAACGTACTTAGTGTCGTACTAACAGGGATGGGGGCAGACGGGGCAAAGGGGTTGATTCAATTAAAGCAACGCGGGAATACGGTGGCGATTGCTGAATCAGAACAAACAGCTGTCGTTTATGGGATGCCTAAAGCAGCTATTGCAGAGAAGGTAGTAGATCACATAATACCGCTTGATGAAGTGACAACGGCAATTCTCAGTTACAGTAGTAGAGGGGGAAAAACAAGTGGATAA
- the fliP gene encoding flagellar type III secretion system pore protein FliP (The bacterial flagellar biogenesis protein FliP forms a type III secretion system (T3SS)-type pore required for flagellar assembly.), with protein MIEIPALDIFSEEPANLTATIQLLLLLTVLALAPSILVLMTCFTRVVIVLSFVRTGLATQQMPPNQVLIGLALFITFFVMAPVFSDINEEALQPLFEGELTQEEAFEAAADPMKEFMAQHTREKDLALFMGYQGLERPESLEDIPLTALVPAFVISELKTAFQIGFMIFVPFLVIDMVVASVLMSMGMMMLPPVMIALPFKILLFVMVDGWHLVVRSLLLSF; from the coding sequence ATGATTGAAATTCCAGCATTGGATATATTCAGTGAAGAACCTGCCAACTTAACAGCAACGATTCAATTATTGTTGCTTTTGACGGTGCTGGCACTTGCTCCGAGTATACTAGTTTTAATGACCTGCTTTACACGGGTGGTCATTGTCTTGTCTTTTGTACGAACAGGACTAGCGACACAGCAAATGCCTCCAAACCAAGTGTTAATTGGCCTTGCTTTATTTATTACCTTCTTTGTTATGGCACCTGTATTTTCGGACATAAATGAGGAAGCTTTGCAACCTTTATTTGAAGGGGAACTGACCCAAGAAGAAGCTTTTGAGGCAGCTGCTGATCCAATGAAAGAATTTATGGCTCAGCACACGAGGGAGAAGGATTTAGCCCTTTTTATGGGCTATCAAGGATTGGAGCGCCCAGAGTCATTAGAAGACATTCCTCTTACAGCTCTAGTACCGGCCTTTGTAATTAGTGAGTTAAAAACGGCGTTTCAAATCGGGTTTATGATTTTTGTGCCGTTCCTTGTCATTGATATGGTTGTGGCCAGTGTCTTAATGTCAATGGGGATGATGATGCTTCCGCCAGTTATGATAGCTTTACCATTTAAGATTCTCTTATTTGTAATGGTAGACGGTTGGCATCTTGTGGTTCGATCATTATTACTAAGCTTTTAG
- the fliR gene encoding flagellar biosynthetic protein FliR translates to MIGILEWFPAFLLILVRLSAFIVTLPLFSYQNVPATYKIGFAFFMSWVMFFSHDWPVLEIDHIYFLLILKEALVGLTVGLVAILVLYAVQVAGGFIDIKMGFMIANVIDPQTGAQSPLTGGYLYTFALLFLLATNAHHLLLDGVFYSYQFVPMDQMFLPFGEVALIEHVVTTINTMFILAFQMAMPIVGSLFLVDVALGMVSRTVPQVNVFVVGLPLKIIAGFVILFLVMAPFFVVVGYLIETVTVTMRTLLELYGGLS, encoded by the coding sequence ATGATTGGAATTCTTGAATGGTTTCCTGCATTTTTGCTTATTCTTGTTAGGCTGTCTGCTTTTATCGTCACCCTCCCATTGTTTTCGTATCAAAATGTACCTGCCACATATAAAATTGGCTTTGCTTTTTTTATGTCGTGGGTGATGTTTTTTTCACATGATTGGCCCGTGTTAGAAATTGATCATATTTATTTTTTATTGATACTAAAAGAAGCTCTCGTTGGATTAACGGTCGGATTGGTTGCCATTTTAGTCCTATATGCTGTCCAAGTTGCTGGTGGTTTCATCGATATAAAGATGGGGTTTATGATTGCTAATGTCATCGATCCGCAAACAGGAGCACAAAGCCCATTAACGGGTGGCTACCTTTATACGTTCGCGCTGTTGTTTTTACTCGCAACAAATGCTCACCATTTGTTATTAGACGGGGTTTTTTACAGCTACCAATTCGTTCCTATGGATCAGATGTTTTTACCTTTTGGAGAAGTTGCTCTCATTGAACATGTCGTTACGACGATCAACACGATGTTTATCCTTGCTTTTCAAATGGCGATGCCAATTGTCGGCTCATTGTTTTTAGTCGATGTTGCGCTCGGTATGGTGTCAAGAACCGTTCCCCAAGTTAACGTATTCGTCGTTGGTTTGCCACTTAAAATTATCGCTGGTTTTGTGATCTTGTTTTTAGTGATGGCACCGTTTTTCGTTGTTGTTGGTTACTTGATTGAGACGGTGACAGTTACAATGCGTACACTTTTAGAACTGTATGGAGGGCTGTCGTAG